ATCTCGACGACTGGCAACGCACGCTGGCCGTCAACCTGACCGCGCCATTCATTCTATCCAAGGCAGTAATGCCCGGGATGATGCAGCGCAAACAGGGCAAGATCATCAACATATCCTCGCAGACAGGTGTGATCGCCTTGAAAGACCATGCGGCTTACGCGACCTCCAAGGGGGGGCTCAATGCCCTGACCAAATCCCTGATGACCGAGGCGGCCCCGCATAATGTGCAGGTCAACGCCATCTGCCCCACCGTGGTGCTGACCGAAATGGGCAAGGAACTGTGGTCGGCGCCGGAGAGAAAAGACCCTTTCATTGCCCGCACGCCACTCGGGCGATTTGGGGAGCCGATCGAGATCGCGGATATGGCATTGTACTTGGCGTCGCCCGCTTCGGACCTGGTCAATGGCGCGGTCATGATGATCGAAGGTGGGTATTCCAGCATATGACTAGCCCTTGCGTCCACAAGGGCAGTTGCGCTCTGCGCCGGGCTGCGGAACGCGTCATCTCGAAGGTAAACCAGAACGGGGGGCATTGCCGTGAATGCGTTTGGCTGGAAATCGCTTTCATAACGGCGGGTCTCAAGCGGAAATCCCGCTGGTGCGCAATTCTGCCCATCTTTTGCTTTTCTGGTCAGTTCCAGCAGGCCTGGACACAAGGAAATCCCGATGCCGCCTGAATTCCGGATAAGCGCCGTGGCGCAAGTCGCTGGTTCTGATGTCCTGGCTCTGACAGGTGGTCTTAGCCAGCGCAGCGTTCGGTCGGTCAGACTGGGCAACTCGGTATGTACTCTCGCCGCCTTTGAACCATGCGCAGTAGATACAAGGCCGAGCGCGGAAGAGACTGCCGATGACTCGCTGGAGCATACCGATAGTATCCAGGGCAGTCCGGCGGCAGTCATTTGGCGGGGTATGCACCTCTTCTATGGGTAAGCCCGGAAACCAGGTTTGAACGGAAAGGCGCAGATATGACGGATTTGTCTGGAAAGGTCGTGGCAATCACGGGGGGCGCCTCGGGGATCGGTTTGGCTTGCGCGCGTGCGTGCATCGACGCGGGGGCCAAGGTTGCCATCATAGATCGAAACGCAACGGCTTTGGAAGAGGTCCGCGCCGAGCTCGGCGCGCAGGCCGTTCCGATCGTGACGGACCTGATGGACAAGGCGAGCGTGGCGCAGATGTTGTCCCGAATTCTGGACAAAGCCGGACGGTTGGACGCTTTCCATGCCAACGCGGGCGCCTATGTCGGTGGCGATGTCCTCGCAGGGGATCCCGACGAATGGGATCATGTGCTGAACCTCAACATCAATGCCGCGTTCCGATCTGTGCATGCGGTCTTGCCGCACCTGGCGAAGCAGGGCTCGGGCGACGTCATCCTGACGAGTTCGGTCGCAGGCGTCATCCCCGTAGTGTGGGAGCCGATTTACACCGCCTCCAAACATGCCGTGCAAGCCTTCACCCACAGCGTCCGGCGGCAGATGTCCAAACACGGTGTGCGCGTCGGCGCGATACTGCCCGGACCGGTCGTGACGGCCTTGTTGGATGACTGGCCCAAGCCCAAGATGGAACAGGCCTTGGCCGAAGGCAGCCTCATGCAACCCAAGGACGTTGCCGACTGCGTCGTTTTCATGCTTACGCGGCCTTCCAACGTGACGATCCGCGACCTCGTCCTTTTGCCAAACGCGGTGGACTTGTGACCTGTTTTATCGGTGTCGATGTCGGCACGGGCAGCGCCCGCGCAGGGGTTTTTGATCTCGAAGGGACCCTTCTTGCCAGCAGGAAGCACGACATCCAGATGTGGCGCGCACTTGGCAACATCGCAGAGCAGTCCTCCGATGATATCTGGCAGGCGGTCTGCAGCTGCGTGCGTGGGGCAATCTCCGACGCGGGGATCTCTCCGCAAGAGGTCCGCGGCATCGGCTTCGACGCGGCCTGTTCCCTGGTTGCCTTGGACGGCGACATGCGCCCGCTCAGTGTCAGCGCCTCGGGCGATGTCGCGCGCAATGTCATCGTCTGGATGGACCAGCGTGCCACCGATCAAGCCGCTCGGATAAACGCCAAGGAGTATCCCGTTTTGGAATTTGTCGGTGGTGCGATCTCGCCGGAGATGCAGACCCCGAAACTGCTTTGGCTGCGGGAGAACATGCCTGAGAGCTTCGCGGCTGCCGGGCAGTTTTTTGATCTTGTCGACTACCTTACCTGGGCCGCAACCGGGTCACTGGCACGCTCTTGCTGTACGGTGACATGCAAATGGACCTACCTCGCGCATGAGGATCGATGGGATAACAGCTATTTCGAAGAAATCGGTTTGCGGGAACTGGCGTCGGAGAACTTCTCCCGCATCGGGACTGAGATAGTGCCTCCTGGATCTGCGTTGGCCCAAGGCCTGAGCCATGGCGCCGCCGCTCAGATGGGCCTTTTGGCCGGGATACCTGTTGCAGCGGGATTGATCGATGCGCACGCGGGCGGGATCGGCACGGTCGGTGCCGATCCCGAGCGCGGTCCCGAGGCCACGATGGCCTACGTCTTTGGCACCTCGGCCTGCACCATGTCGACATCGCCCGAAGCGCACAGGGTGCCCGGTGTCTGGGGGCCCTATTACTCTGCCATGGTGCCAGGCATGTGGTTGTCCGAAGGGGGCCAATCCGCAGCGGGCGAAGCCATTGCGCATCTCGTGACCGTCCATCCCGCCAGCGCCGAGGCCGAGGCAGCCGCCCGGGCCGAGGGGCTGTCATTGCAAACCTATCTCCTGCGCCAAGTTGACCGCCGCGTCTCGGAAAAAAGCGAAGTTGCTTTGCTCGCCGGTGCGCGCGTGGTGGTGCCGGATTTCCTCGGCAACCGCGCCCCGTTTGCAGACCCGGGGGCCACGGGCGCGATCTTGGGCCTGACGCTGTCTGCGGATTTCGAGGACCTCCTTGCTACGTATGTCGCCGCGGTCCTCGGCGTCGGATACGGGCTGAGGCAGATCATGCAGGCGCAAGGCCAGCATGGAGTGCGACCTTCGACCATCGTGGTCAGCGGCGGTGCCGGGGAAAGCGATACGATCAAGCAGCTTCTGGCGGACTCGAGCGGTTTTCCGGTGCTGTCGACACGTTCGGCCGAACCCGTGTTGCTTGGCGCCGCGATGTTGGGAGCGGTCGCGGCTGGGGCGTATCCGACAATCCAATCGGCAATGTCCGCGATGTCGTCTGTCAAAGCACGCTTCGACCCGTCGTCTGCCGAGATCTTGGCGCTGCATCAAAAACGTTTCGAGGCCTTCGAGATGCTGCAAAAGGCAGATCAAACGGTCCGACAAGCCATGGTGGCCTTGCCGAAGGGGTCGGTTTGAACAGTCTGACGCTCCTGCCGCCAGTGCCAGTACCGGTCTCGGTTGCCAAGCGCAAAACCTTGACGGCTGTCGTCTTCAGGCGCGAGTGAGGTTCCCTGCAAGCCTTTTCGGCAGAGCCTACCAGCGATCATGATGCGCTTTCGGGCAAGGGTCGCTATGAAGTGCTCTCTCGGGCTTTCGGGTGGATGATTTTCGAAGCGGATGGTGCAAACGGGCTGACTCTGGACTCGGCGCCTGTCAGAGCTTGGGCTGCCAAAATTACCGCGGTTTGTGTGGATCCTGGGCCATTGGCCAAGGACCGCGCAAACGTGCCGGTGCAAAGCAACCGAGATTGACGACAGCGATGCCAGTCCCTACGTTCGATGCATGCTGGAACACGTAGATCATTTCCGATTTCTACTGCTGAACCGCCCGCTTCCCCGGGGGGACTAGGCGCCTGCGCCTAACACACTTCCCGGGGTCTCCTCACTTGCAAAAATCGTGACAGCGGGCGTTCGCCCCGAGGAGAAATCATGTTCGATCTCGATCACCCGGAAGTAGAGCTTGAGCCTTCATCCGGCGCCTTGCAGGATAGACGGACCCGCTTGCCTGCGGCGGATTACCGGCAGTTGCAAGAGCATCTGGAAAGTTGTGTGTGCGCGATACCGCCAGCCTCGGAACTGTTGGTCTACGTGCTTGCCAACAAGGTGATGAACACACGGCCCTCGGAAAACCTGCACCAGGGCGATCTCGTGGTTGGGGGATCTCGCGTTACCTACGCGATCGATGGTGGTGACCCCCTAAGGGGGCAACTGGTCCACCGCGTGCGCAAGGGGCCAACGAGTGCTCTCATTCCGGTAGCGTCGCTCTTGGGCGCTACATTGATCGGTATGCAGGTGGGGCAGCGTGCCCCTCTGCTCTTCGGGAATGGTCGCATTGGCAGACTTGCCGTGATCGCAGTTGACCACGCGACCTGACCTCAACCCCGACTCCACATTCCACAGTTAAACAAGAAGGACATTTTCAGATGTCTACATCACTTCAAGCTACGAAAAAGCAGACCAAACGTTCTCCGAAAATTGTCATCAATGCGGATGATCTCGAGCATCTCGAGGGGCTGGCGGACGGCATGATGCGGCGTCAGCCCGCACTTGCGGACCGTTTGTTCGACGAAATCGCGCGCGCGCGTATCGTGGCACCCTCCAAGATGCCGAAAAATGTCGTGAGTATGGGGAGTAGGGTGACCTATCGCGATGAGGCGACCGGACAGGAAAAGTCCGTGACCCTCGTTTATCCCGAAGAGGCCGATATTGCCCGGCTCCGGGTGTCCGTGACGACGCCGATCGGTGTCGCCCTGCTGGGCTTGGCGGAAGGCGCCAGTTTCCACTGGGAGACAAGGGGAAACCAGCGACGGATGCTGACCATCATTCAGGTGGAACAACCCGCAGCGACCCGGTGACGCCGCGCATCGCGATTTCCCCGGTTTGACCGGCGCCCTTCCTGTAAGGTGGCGCTCATCAGCAAGAGAATTAACGGCAGGTTGGGTCTCGATCGTGACAAACCTGATCAAGGAAAGTGGCTTGTCATGAAAGTCGTTATCATGGGCGCGGGCGTCATCGGCGTCACCACCGCATATTACCTGGCCAAGCAAGGCGTAAAGGTCGTGGTCATTGACCGTCAGACCGGTCCGGGCCTGGAGACGAGTTACGCCAACGCGGGGCAGTTGAGCTACGGGATGAGCTCGCCTTGGGCGGCGCCGGGTATTCCGCTCAAGGCGGTCAAATGGATGTTCATGAAACGTCGTCCGTTGTTCATCATGCCGCTCCTGAGCCCGACCATGTGGAAATGGTGTCTGCAGATGCTGCGCAACTGCAACGCCGAAAGCTACGCGATCAACAAGGGGCGCATGGTGCGTGTGTCCAGTTATTCGCGCGATGTCATGCCGGATCTGATCGCCGACACCGGTATCGAATACGACGGACGCCAGATGGGCACGCTGCAACTTTTCCGCACCGCCAAACAGATGAAAGCATCCAAGGCCGATCAAGCGGTCTTGGCCGAGTACGGCTCGCCATACGAGGTGCTCGGGCGCGATGCCTGTATAGAAGTAGAACCGGCCTTGGCGGAAGTCCGCGGAAAATTCGTCGGCGGATTACGCCTGACTTCGGACCGCACCGGCGATTGCCGCATGTTCACGATTGCCTTGACCGACAAGTGCATCGAAATGGGCGTTGAGTTCCAGTACGGCCAAACCATCAAGGCCATCGCCGTCGAGAATGGCAAGATCTCGGGTGTGGACACGGAAATTGCCGGGCGTATTTCCGGGGACGCCTATGTGTGTGCCATGGGCAGTTACGCCGTGAACGTTCTGAACCCCATCGGGATCAGGCTGCCGGTCTATCCGGTCAAGGGCTATTCCGTCACGCTCCCCGTCACGAACGACGCGTTCGCCCCGCAATCGACGATCATGGACGAGACGCACAAGGTCGCGATCACCCGCTTGGGCGATCGTATCCGCGTGGCGGGGCAAGCCGAGATCGTGGGCTATTCCAATCGCCTGGGCCCGCATGCCACCGACACGGTACGGCATGTGATTGGCGATCTGTTTCCCAAGGGCGGCGATCTCTCTCGTGCCGAAGGTTGGACGGGTTTGCGCCCGATGACGCCCGATGGCACGCCGGTTCTCGGCCCGACGCGTTACGAAAACCTGTTCCTGAACACCGGGCATGGGACGCTGGGCTGGACCATGGCTTGTGGCTCGGGCCGGGCCGTTGCCGATGTGGTCATGGGAAAACCGCCTGAAATCTCGATGGAGGGGCTGACAGCGGCGCGCTACGCGCGGTGATCAGTCAAACACAACGAAGCTCTAGGGAACGCATCGAACCTGTCGCTGGCTTGTGTTGGCCAACTGGGTCCTGATCCGCGCTTGTTCTTGACCAGGATTGGTATTCAAGCGATGCTCTGATCGATGGTTCCCGAAACCCGCGAGGGTGAAGGGATGAAAAGGGAACACGGTGAGGCGTAGCCATCAGGCACCAAACCCGTGACTGCCCCCGCAACTGTGAGCGGTGAGCGACCCCGTGGACACCACTGGACCGATGCGGTCCGGGAAGGTTCGGGGAAGCCGTGACCCGCGAGTCAGGAGACCTGCCATCGATGGTGCGCTTTCGGCGCCAAATGCAACTCGACCAGGCGGGGTGTCTGGGCAGGAGGTCATGATGTTTCATACGGGCGCGTTCCGCTCCGGTTTGCATGTCCGATGTCCGCTCTCGCGTATTCGCGGAGGGCGACATGGACGCAACCGGATATCATTCCCACAGGATCACGATCTGCACGTCGTGCCGACACAAGGGCCGCGACTGCCGCCCTGGCCTTGAGCTGATCGACCGCTTGCGCGCGGCGCTCAAAGCGGCCGGAGGTCTCCTGTCGAACGATTTTGAGATTTCGGGTGTGGCCTGTATGGCCGGCTGCGATAGACCCTGCACTGTCGCTTACCACGCATCCGCCAAGGCGACGTACCTGTTCGGTGACATCGAGCCGGGGCAGGACATCGAAGATCTCGTTGCCTTCGCACGGCAGTATCGCGACCTGGACGACGGTTGGTGCTCCTCGACCACGCGGCCGGGCAAGCTGCAGCGCACGACATTGGCCCGCGTGCCGGCTGCACTGATCGTCGCCGAGGCGGGGCCGGTCCAGTGACGGCCGCCGCTCTGCTGGTCGAGGATCTGAGCTGGGCTCCGAAGCGTGGCGCGTCCGTCCTGCACCCGACCTCCTTCGCGCTGGCCCCTGGCCGTATACTCGGCGTCGTCGGAGCGAACGGCGCGGGCAAGTCCACACTGCTGCGTTTGCTCTATCGCTATCTCCGCCCTGCCGGCGGAAGAGTGCTGCTGGACGGAGTGGACATCTGGTCGATCTCAGCCCGCGAGGTGGCCCGCTCGATCGCTGTAGTATTGCAGGAGCAGCCCACCGACTTCGCGTTGACCGTGCGCGAGATCGTGGCCCTTGGCCGAACACCACATCGCAGTGGCCTGGCCTCGGCTGGGGACAGCGATGCCCGGATCGTGCGCGCCGCCCTCGCCAGGCTGGACCTTGCGGCCTTTGCCGATCGCATGTTCGGAACACTGTCGGGCGGGGAACGTCAGCGTGTCATGGTCGCGCGCGCACTGGCGCAGGAGCCACGGCTGCTTGTTCTGGACGAACCGACCAATCACCTCGATATCCGCCATCAACTGGAAGTGTTGGACCTGATCGGCACCCTGGGTCCGACCATCGTCACCTCGCTCCATGACATCAATCTGGCCGCGACCCACACAGATGAGGTGTTGGTTCTCTCGGACGGCCAGGCTCTGGCTTGCGGCCCGCCGGGCGAGGTGTTGAGCGAAGATCTGATCGCGCGCGCCTTCGGTGTCCGCGTCTCGCGCCAGACCCTTGCGCCCAGCGGCGACCCTCACCTGACGTTCCATCTCTAATCCCAAGGATCCAACATGCGACCCCTGCTTTCCCTCGCCCTTCTCGCGTTTGCCGGCCCGGCTTTTGCGCATCCTGTCACCGTCCAGAGCTGCGATCGCGAGGTTACGTTCGACGCCCCTCCCAAGGCGGCCGTGTCCAATGATGTCAATCTGACCGAAATGATGCTCGTGCTTGGGCTGACAGAGCGAATGGTCGGCTTCACCGGCATCAATGGTTGGAACAAGCTCGACGAAGCCATGCGCGCGGATGTTGGGGAGTTGCCGGAACTTTCCGAGAAATACCCATCC
The Dinoroseobacter shibae DFL 12 = DSM 16493 genome window above contains:
- a CDS encoding SDR family NAD(P)-dependent oxidoreductase; the encoded protein is MPWQDRFSLQDKTALVTGASSGIGRAIAEVFADAGADIVGQGRDLDRLTDLGAQIKTTGRQFAAITGDLADPDQTQNVADRALAAFGKIDILVNSAGIAVTGPVTNYDLDDWQRTLAVNLTAPFILSKAVMPGMMQRKQGKIINISSQTGVIALKDHAAYATSKGGLNALTKSLMTEAAPHNVQVNAICPTVVLTEMGKELWSAPERKDPFIARTPLGRFGEPIEIADMALYLASPASDLVNGAVMMIEGGYSSI
- a CDS encoding SDR family oxidoreductase, with amino-acid sequence MTDLSGKVVAITGGASGIGLACARACIDAGAKVAIIDRNATALEEVRAELGAQAVPIVTDLMDKASVAQMLSRILDKAGRLDAFHANAGAYVGGDVLAGDPDEWDHVLNLNINAAFRSVHAVLPHLAKQGSGDVILTSSVAGVIPVVWEPIYTASKHAVQAFTHSVRRQMSKHGVRVGAILPGPVVTALLDDWPKPKMEQALAEGSLMQPKDVADCVVFMLTRPSNVTIRDLVLLPNAVDL
- a CDS encoding FGGY-family carbohydrate kinase, which codes for MTCFIGVDVGTGSARAGVFDLEGTLLASRKHDIQMWRALGNIAEQSSDDIWQAVCSCVRGAISDAGISPQEVRGIGFDAACSLVALDGDMRPLSVSASGDVARNVIVWMDQRATDQAARINAKEYPVLEFVGGAISPEMQTPKLLWLRENMPESFAAAGQFFDLVDYLTWAATGSLARSCCTVTCKWTYLAHEDRWDNSYFEEIGLRELASENFSRIGTEIVPPGSALAQGLSHGAAAQMGLLAGIPVAAGLIDAHAGGIGTVGADPERGPEATMAYVFGTSACTMSTSPEAHRVPGVWGPYYSAMVPGMWLSEGGQSAAGEAIAHLVTVHPASAEAEAAARAEGLSLQTYLLRQVDRRVSEKSEVALLAGARVVVPDFLGNRAPFADPGATGAILGLTLSADFEDLLATYVAAVLGVGYGLRQIMQAQGQHGVRPSTIVVSGGAGESDTIKQLLADSSGFPVLSTRSAEPVLLGAAMLGAVAAGAYPTIQSAMSAMSSVKARFDPSSAEILALHQKRFEAFEMLQKADQTVRQAMVALPKGSV
- the rnk gene encoding nucleoside diphosphate kinase regulator — encoded protein: MSTSLQATKKQTKRSPKIVINADDLEHLEGLADGMMRRQPALADRLFDEIARARIVAPSKMPKNVVSMGSRVTYRDEATGQEKSVTLVYPEEADIARLRVSVTTPIGVALLGLAEGASFHWETRGNQRRMLTIIQVEQPAATR
- a CDS encoding D-amino acid dehydrogenase → MKVVIMGAGVIGVTTAYYLAKQGVKVVVIDRQTGPGLETSYANAGQLSYGMSSPWAAPGIPLKAVKWMFMKRRPLFIMPLLSPTMWKWCLQMLRNCNAESYAINKGRMVRVSSYSRDVMPDLIADTGIEYDGRQMGTLQLFRTAKQMKASKADQAVLAEYGSPYEVLGRDACIEVEPALAEVRGKFVGGLRLTSDRTGDCRMFTIALTDKCIEMGVEFQYGQTIKAIAVENGKISGVDTEIAGRISGDAYVCAMGSYAVNVLNPIGIRLPVYPVKGYSVTLPVTNDAFAPQSTIMDETHKVAITRLGDRIRVAGQAEIVGYSNRLGPHATDTVRHVIGDLFPKGGDLSRAEGWTGLRPMTPDGTPVLGPTRYENLFLNTGHGTLGWTMACGSGRAVADVVMGKPPEISMEGLTAARYAR
- a CDS encoding DUF1636 family protein, with translation MDATGYHSHRITICTSCRHKGRDCRPGLELIDRLRAALKAAGGLLSNDFEISGVACMAGCDRPCTVAYHASAKATYLFGDIEPGQDIEDLVAFARQYRDLDDGWCSSTTRPGKLQRTTLARVPAALIVAEAGPVQ
- a CDS encoding ABC transporter ATP-binding protein; the encoded protein is MTAAALLVEDLSWAPKRGASVLHPTSFALAPGRILGVVGANGAGKSTLLRLLYRYLRPAGGRVLLDGVDIWSISAREVARSIAVVLQEQPTDFALTVREIVALGRTPHRSGLASAGDSDARIVRAALARLDLAAFADRMFGTLSGGERQRVMVARALAQEPRLLVLDEPTNHLDIRHQLEVLDLIGTLGPTIVTSLHDINLAATHTDEVLVLSDGQALACGPPGEVLSEDLIARAFGVRVSRQTLAPSGDPHLTFHL